The Caldisericia bacterium genomic sequence CCATCAATTGTCCAATATTGAAAAGTTTTCTTTTTAACTTCATTAATTGATTCATTCATTGTAGACCTCCTAAAATAATTGTTTATTTTTTAAACTAGTTTATATTATATATTAGTTTGAAATATTTGTCAAGAAATAAAAAAAATTTGGGGTCAGATCTATTAAAATTGCTTTTTAAAAATTAATTATTGAAAGATCTGACCCCATAATATAAATTACCTATTTAATTCTTCTCTTAAAAGGGTTATTGCTTCTTTTAGTTCTAAAATTGCTTCTTTTAATTTATCCATCTTTCCATTATTTCTTATTAAAAGATAGGTTGCAACAACTATTGGAAATCCAACCTGTCCAATTAGTCTTAATAAATCTTCAATTGTTAATTCCAAAGAGCCTCACCTCCTTTTTAAAAGGTGAGTAGGAGGTTACCTCCCACTCACCTTGAAATCTTCTTATGGAATTAAGTCGTTGAAGTTTCTTTCAACTATTCCACCATCTCTAACACTTACAAGTTCGCCATATCTTGTTAAGAAAATGTTTTGTTGAATTATCCAGTTCATAAAGTCTTGAATCTGCTCACTGGTAATATTATCTTTTGGATTATTGAATCTCATAATGAAACTTCTTCCTTCAGTTTCAGTGTTAAATACAAGGACAAGTTGCTTATCCATAAATTTCACCTCCTTTCATTTTCAAAGTGCTTAAAAAAATAAAGATTAACCGTATCTTTTTCTAACAATTCTAAAAGAAGTATAGAGAGGATCATTAATTAATTGAGAAAGCCTTGTTACAAACTCTTCAACTTGAGCATCTGTAGCAGTTGGTTTAAGGAAATTCTGAGTTTCACTTCTTGTGTTTCCCTCTGTCCCAAAAACAATTCTTATTGAATGTCTTTCATCTATTACTGCCATTAATTCTCACCTCCTTTCTTAATTTCAATTTCATAAAAATTCTTTAGAATCTGGGCAAGTGTTCCTAAATCAACAATTTCAGTTGGTTTATGGTCATTCTTTATCCAATTTTTCTCTTTTATAAATTTAATTGCCTCTTCTCTCCAACTGCTATTCAAATTTGATTGAACTCTTTCTTTAAGTTCTTCAAATGGAAAATTTCTTCCTGGACAATTTGTTGGAACTATATCACAATGTCTTAAAATTCTTTTTACTGGAATAGAAAAATCTTTTGCAAGTTCTGTTATCTTTAAAACTCCTAATTCAAATTGCTTTCTGTCAAGAATTTCTAAATCAAAGTTTCCGAAGAAACAAATTGCAAGACTTCTAAAATTTATATAATCATCACCTGAATGAAATGCTGGAAGAGAAATTGGGTTTCCATTAAATATTCTTAAATCTTTTGTTATTGCAAAGTGATAATCTGCAATGTACCATGGGTATCTACTTTTATATTTTGCTTGGTGATTTCTTTTTATTGATTCCCAAACAATGTATGGATCGTTTTCACCATTTTTTATACCAGAGTGATGTACAACAATGTATTCAATTTTCAAAGTTCTTTCAACTCCTTTACACTTTTAACAAGATTAAGTAATCTCTCAATATCCTCCTTCTCTTTTTTCTCCAAAATCTCTAATTTCCTTAAAATTTTTACCTTGTTTCTCTCACCCAAAACTCTTGCTAAAATTTCATAAATTATTTCTGTATCTTTCAAAAAATCACCTCCTTAAATTATATCAATCTGTTTACATATATTATATCAATTACTTTTCATTTGTCAAGAGATTGATAGAAAATATAGAAACAATTTGATATAATTAATATAAGGAGGCTAAAGTTGAACATTGGAGAAAGATTTAAAAAATTAAGAGAAGAACTGGGTTTAAGTCAAGAAGAGTTTGGAGAAAGATTAGGAGTTACTCGTCAAGCAATTTATCAGATTGAAAAGGGTCTTCGTACTCCTGGAATAAAATTTATTGTTAAAGCATCAGAAATCTTTAATGTACCAATATCATATTTTCTTGATGAAGATTCTCTTGTTATAACAAGAGATGAGAAATATTATCTTTTTAGTATTATAAAATCTTTAAATGAAGAAGAAAGAAAAAAAGTATTAGATTTTCTTTATAAAATGAAAGGGATTCCAGTTAAAAAGATACCAGTAATAGGTTTTGTTAGAGCAGGAGAACCTCTTCAAATTGAAAGAGAAGGAGAACCAATTAAATATCTTGAACTTCCATATGATGAAACAAAAAATGTTGAGTATGCTTTAATTGTTAAGGGAAATAGTATGATTGATGCAAAAATATATGAAGGAGATTATCTTCTTGTTAATGAAAAACTACAATGGGAGAATAATAGTTTAGTTGTTGCAATTATTAATGGAAAAGCAACATTAAAAAGACTTGTTTTTGAAGGCGGTAAATGGAAATTAAAACCAGCAAATAAAGATTATCCAGAAATTGAATTAAATGAGCATGATGATATTAAGATAATTAAAGTTGTTAAAACATGGAGATAAATAAAGATTAAATTACTTTTGCAATCTCATCAAAACTTTTTCTTGCTGGCCTTTCTAATTCTTGTGATTTCTGTTTGTCAGTTAAAATGTCTCTAATCTCTTCTCTTTTTTTACCAAAAACAACTAAAGTGATAACTGTATATTCATTAGGAATACCTAAAATATCTTTCACTTTATCTTCATCATAACCTGCAATTGGATGAGCGACAAGTCCAAGTTCAGTTGCCCTTAAAAGCAAAAATCCAATAGCTAAACCAGTATCAAAAAGATAATATTCTCTTCCTTTGATATCACAATCTAACTCCTTTTTTGAATATACAACTAAGATCATCGAACTAAATTTTACCCAGTCATTATTTTTAGAAAGTGCTTCAAAAAGTTCATTTAATTTCTCTTTATTTTTTACAAAAATAAATCTCTCTGGCTGGTTATTAAAACATGATGGTGCAAGAATTGCTGAATTAAAAAGATCTTTTATTAACTCTTCACTAATTTCAATTTGATTTAATGATCTATATGCCCTTCTTTTTTCAATTGCCTCCTTAACATTCATACTATCCTCCAAAATTTAAAAAAGTCTTATTTTTTCTTTTTTTAATTTTAAAATAAGTTTAATTAAAATTCTTTTAACTTTTACTCTATCCCATTTTGAAAAATAGTATAAAGAAAGAATCAAAAAGTCAAAATTTAGTTTTAAACTTTCTGAAATTTCTTTCAATAAAATATAATTTTCAAATTTAACATTTAAATTAATTGATAATCTCGAAAATCTTATGTAATTTCTTAAAAATATATCTAAAATTTCTCTTTCTTTCTCTTTTAAATTTAAATAAAAATCAATAAATCTATTTAATTCATCAACATTCAAGTGGTTTAGAAATTTTAAAATAAGATCTCTTCTTCCTTTGATAAATGGATTTGGGTTGATAATATTAAAAACAAAATAGATGAATTCTAAGTTTGTCTTTAGGTATTCCTTCAACTTATCAAAATTATTTTCATAAAGATAGAACAATTTCTTTAAAACATCTCTTCTTGAAAGAGTTTTAAAATCTTTTTCTCTATTAAATAGAGAAATATATGTTGCTATAACAAGTTTTTTTCCATAATTTAAATTTTTCTTTTCAAGAAAAGAGAGGCCTTTTTCAAAATTGTTAAATAATTTAAGTTTTATAATCTCATTAAAAATTTCTTTTGGAGTATCACTCTCAATTTCAAAACTAAATCCATTTATAAATTTCTTTAATGTTTCACCTCTAATGACTTTTGTTTTATTGTTCAAAATACTTCTAATTGTATATCTTGGAAGATTTGTTAATTTTGAAGCAAGAGTAATATTTTTTATTTTCTCTCT encodes the following:
- a CDS encoding YvrJ family protein, with amino-acid sequence MELTIEDLLRLIGQVGFPIVVATYLLIRNNGKMDKLKEAILELKEAITLLREELNR
- a CDS encoding DUF2922 domain-containing protein; the protein is MDKQLVLVFNTETEGRSFIMRFNNPKDNITSEQIQDFMNWIIQQNIFLTRYGELVSVRDGGIVERNFNDLIP
- a CDS encoding peptidoglycan recognition family protein; the encoded protein is MKIEYIVVHHSGIKNGENDPYIVWESIKRNHQAKYKSRYPWYIADYHFAITKDLRIFNGNPISLPAFHSGDDYINFRSLAICFFGNFDLEILDRKQFELGVLKITELAKDFSIPVKRILRHCDIVPTNCPGRNFPFEELKERVQSNLNSSWREEAIKFIKEKNWIKNDHKPTEIVDLGTLAQILKNFYEIEIKKGGEN
- a CDS encoding S24 family peptidase, which codes for MNIGERFKKLREELGLSQEEFGERLGVTRQAIYQIEKGLRTPGIKFIVKASEIFNVPISYFLDEDSLVITRDEKYYLFSIIKSLNEEERKKVLDFLYKMKGIPVKKIPVIGFVRAGEPLQIEREGEPIKYLELPYDETKNVEYALIVKGNSMIDAKIYEGDYLLVNEKLQWENNSLVVAIINGKATLKRLVFEGGKWKLKPANKDYPEIELNEHDDIKIIKVVKTWR
- a CDS encoding nitroreductase family protein, which encodes MNVKEAIEKRRAYRSLNQIEISEELIKDLFNSAILAPSCFNNQPERFIFVKNKEKLNELFEALSKNNDWVKFSSMILVVYSKKELDCDIKGREYYLFDTGLAIGFLLLRATELGLVAHPIAGYDEDKVKDILGIPNEYTVITLVVFGKKREEIRDILTDKQKSQELERPARKSFDEIAKVI